The proteins below are encoded in one region of Salmo salar chromosome ssa02, Ssal_v3.1, whole genome shotgun sequence:
- the LOC106575092 gene encoding lens epithelial cell protein LEP503 — protein sequence MHPQRPLPQAMPSSLGQNLRDMAMGLGRGKNFLGGNMAYGFIQSLKECLYFVLCCWCIKEILD from the coding sequence ATGCACCCCCAGCGTCCTCTCCCCCAGGCCATGCCCTCCTCCCTCGGGCAGAACCTGCGTGACATGGCCATGGGCCTAGGCAGAGGGAAGAACTTCCTTGGTGGGAACATGGCCTACGGCTTCATCCAGTCCCTCAAGGAGTGCCTCTACTTCGTACTCTGCTGCTGGTGCATCAAGGAGATACTGGACTGA
- the LOC106593005 gene encoding SHC-transforming protein 1 isoform X3 has product MGALRLGISAALLPGLKVSSRPQRAQAPMGSSGGNSSSSPTPHPPPCLTAPSPPHRPFLQDMNRLGGASRRARVEGGQLGGDEWTRHGSFVNKPTRGWLHSDLVVSTTGVAYSVRYMGCVEVLQSMRALDFNTRTQVTREAISVVCEAVPGAKGAQRKRKPSSRCMTSILGKRNLQFAGMTISLTVSTSSLNLLASDCKQIIANHHMQSISFASGGDPDTAEYVAYVAKDPVNQRACHILECSEGLAQEVISTIGQAFELRFKQYLKNPPKLVTPHDRMAPFDGSAWEEEEDEGAPPPADVPYYNNFPGKQPPPGGLVDMRARPGATLPYGQPGQNDIHKQPLPPLPMGAKEGGRDLCDDPSYVNVDKPRPTTAAANGNAHRDAFDMKPFDDSLGVSGLGVSAAPPLVEQLQCEAWFHGSLSRRQAERLLTRDGDFLVRESGTTPGQYVLTGQQGGQPKHLLLVDPEGVVRTKDHHFESVSHLISYHMDNRLPIVSAGSEFYTSRRRPRR; this is encoded by the exons ATGGGAGCCCTTCGCCTGGGCATCTCTGCCGCTCTACTCCCAGGCCTCAAGGTCTCCAGCAGGCCTCAGCGGGCTCAAGCCCCcatggggtcttcagggggtaacaGTTCCAGCTCTCCCACTCCTCACCCCCCTCCCTGTCTAACAGCCCCCTCTCCCCCCCATCGCCCCTTTCTGCAGGATATGAACCGGCTGGGTGGGGCGTCCAGGAGGGCGCGGGTGGAGGGGGGGCAGCTGGGGGGAGATGAGTGGACGCGCCACGGCTCCTTCGTCAACAAGCCCaccagaggatggctacactcAGACCTTGTGGTCAGCACCACTGGGGTTGCCTACTCAGTACGG TATATGGGCTGTGTGGAGGTGCTACAGTCTATGAGGGCGCTGGACTTCAACACCAGAACTCAGGTCACCAG AGAGGCTATCTCAGTGGTGTGTGAGGCAGTGCCTGGAGCCAAAGGAGCCCAACGCAAGAGAAAG ccGTCGTCTCGCTGTATGACGTCCATTCTGGGGAAACGTAACCTGCAGTTTGCTGGGATGACCATCAGCCTGACGGTCTCTACCAGCAGCCTCAACCTGCTGGCCTCCGACTGCAaacag ATAATTGCAAATCATCACATGCAGTCCATCTCTTTCGCTTCTGGAGGAGACCCA GACACAGCAGAGTATGTAGCATACGTGGCCAAAGACCCAGTCAACCAGAGAG CGTGTCATATCCTGGAGTGTTCGGAGGGCTTGGCCCAGGAAGTTATCAGTACGATAGGGCAGGCCTTCGAACTACGCTTCAAACAGTACCTGAAGAACCCCCCCAAACTGGTCACCCCccatgacag gATGGCTCCGTTTGACGGCTCAGcgtgggaggaagaggaagatgaggGAGCACCGCCCCCTGCAGATGTTCCGTACTATAATAACTTCCCCGGGAAACAACCTCCTCCTGGGGGACTGGTGGACATGAGGGCCCGCCCTGGGGCTACACtg cccTATGGACAACCGGGTCAGAATGATATTCACAAGCAGCCGCTTCCCCCTCTACCAA TGGGAGCAAAGGAGGGAGGGCGGGACCTGTGTGATGACCCCTCATACGTCAATGTGGATAAACCCCGCCCCACAACAGCTGCAGCCAATGGCAACGCTCACAGAGATGCGTTCGACATGA aGCCGTTTGATGATTCCCTGGGTGTATCAGGTCTGGGGGTCTCAGCGGCACCCCCTCTGGTGGAACAGCTGCAGTGTGAGGCCTGGTTCCACGGCAGCCTGAGTCGCAGGCAGGCTGAGAGACTGCTGACCCGTGACGGAGACTTCCTGGTCCGAGAGTCAGGCACCACCCCTGGACAGTACGTCCTCACTGGACAACAGGGGGGTCAGCCCAAACACCTACTACTGGTCGACCCAGAGGGAGTG GTACGTACCAAAGACCACCACTTTGAGAGTGTGAGCCACCTGATCAGTTACCACATGGACAACAGACTGCCCATCGTATCAGCAGGCAGTGAG TTCTACACTTCGAGGAGACGACCAAGGAGATGA
- the LOC106593005 gene encoding SHC-transforming protein 1 isoform X4, whose translation MGALRLGISAALLPGLKVSSRPQRAQAPMGSSGGNSSSSPTPHPPPCLTAPSPPHRPFLQDMNRLGGASRRARVEGGQLGGDEWTRHGSFVNKPTRGWLHSDLVVSTTGVAYSVRYMGCVEVLQSMRALDFNTRTQVTREAISVVCEAVPGAKGAQRKRKPSSRCMTSILGKRNLQFAGMTISLTVSTSSLNLLASDCKQDTAEYVAYVAKDPVNQRACHILECSEGLAQEVISTIGQAFELRFKQYLKNPPKLVTPHDRMAPFDGSAWEEEEDEGAPPPADVPYYNNFPGKQPPPGGLVDMRARPGATLPYGQPGQNDIHKQPLPPLPMGAKEGGRDLCDDPSYVNVDKPRPTTAAANGNAHRDAFDMKPFDDSLGVSGLGVSAAPPLVEQLQCEAWFHGSLSRRQAERLLTRDGDFLVRESGTTPGQYVLTGQQGGQPKHLLLVDPEGVVRTKDHHFESVSHLISYHMDNRLPIVSAGSEVCLQQPVEHRA comes from the exons ATGGGAGCCCTTCGCCTGGGCATCTCTGCCGCTCTACTCCCAGGCCTCAAGGTCTCCAGCAGGCCTCAGCGGGCTCAAGCCCCcatggggtcttcagggggtaacaGTTCCAGCTCTCCCACTCCTCACCCCCCTCCCTGTCTAACAGCCCCCTCTCCCCCCCATCGCCCCTTTCTGCAGGATATGAACCGGCTGGGTGGGGCGTCCAGGAGGGCGCGGGTGGAGGGGGGGCAGCTGGGGGGAGATGAGTGGACGCGCCACGGCTCCTTCGTCAACAAGCCCaccagaggatggctacactcAGACCTTGTGGTCAGCACCACTGGGGTTGCCTACTCAGTACGG TATATGGGCTGTGTGGAGGTGCTACAGTCTATGAGGGCGCTGGACTTCAACACCAGAACTCAGGTCACCAG AGAGGCTATCTCAGTGGTGTGTGAGGCAGTGCCTGGAGCCAAAGGAGCCCAACGCAAGAGAAAG ccGTCGTCTCGCTGTATGACGTCCATTCTGGGGAAACGTAACCTGCAGTTTGCTGGGATGACCATCAGCCTGACGGTCTCTACCAGCAGCCTCAACCTGCTGGCCTCCGACTGCAaacag GACACAGCAGAGTATGTAGCATACGTGGCCAAAGACCCAGTCAACCAGAGAG CGTGTCATATCCTGGAGTGTTCGGAGGGCTTGGCCCAGGAAGTTATCAGTACGATAGGGCAGGCCTTCGAACTACGCTTCAAACAGTACCTGAAGAACCCCCCCAAACTGGTCACCCCccatgacag gATGGCTCCGTTTGACGGCTCAGcgtgggaggaagaggaagatgaggGAGCACCGCCCCCTGCAGATGTTCCGTACTATAATAACTTCCCCGGGAAACAACCTCCTCCTGGGGGACTGGTGGACATGAGGGCCCGCCCTGGGGCTACACtg cccTATGGACAACCGGGTCAGAATGATATTCACAAGCAGCCGCTTCCCCCTCTACCAA TGGGAGCAAAGGAGGGAGGGCGGGACCTGTGTGATGACCCCTCATACGTCAATGTGGATAAACCCCGCCCCACAACAGCTGCAGCCAATGGCAACGCTCACAGAGATGCGTTCGACATGA aGCCGTTTGATGATTCCCTGGGTGTATCAGGTCTGGGGGTCTCAGCGGCACCCCCTCTGGTGGAACAGCTGCAGTGTGAGGCCTGGTTCCACGGCAGCCTGAGTCGCAGGCAGGCTGAGAGACTGCTGACCCGTGACGGAGACTTCCTGGTCCGAGAGTCAGGCACCACCCCTGGACAGTACGTCCTCACTGGACAACAGGGGGGTCAGCCCAAACACCTACTACTGGTCGACCCAGAGGGAGTG GTACGTACCAAAGACCACCACTTTGAGAGTGTGAGCCACCTGATCAGTTACCACATGGACAACAGACTGCCCATCGTATCAGCAGGCAGTGAGGTGTGTCTGCAACAACCAGTGGAGCACAgggcctga
- the LOC106593005 gene encoding SHC-transforming protein 1 isoform X6: MNRLGGASRRARVEGGQLGGDEWTRHGSFVNKPTRGWLHSDLVVSTTGVAYSVRYMGCVEVLQSMRALDFNTRTQVTREAISVVCEAVPGAKGAQRKRKPSSRCMTSILGKRNLQFAGMTISLTVSTSSLNLLASDCKQIIANHHMQSISFASGGDPDTAEYVAYVAKDPVNQRACHILECSEGLAQEVISTIGQAFELRFKQYLKNPPKLVTPHDRMAPFDGSAWEEEEDEGAPPPADVPYYNNFPGKQPPPGGLVDMRARPGATLPYGQPGQNDIHKQPLPPLPMGAKEGGRDLCDDPSYVNVDKPRPTTAAANGNAHRDAFDMKPFDDSLGVSGLGVSAAPPLVEQLQCEAWFHGSLSRRQAERLLTRDGDFLVRESGTTPGQYVLTGQQGGQPKHLLLVDPEGVVRTKDHHFESVSHLISYHMDNRLPIVSAGSEVCLQQPVEHRA; the protein is encoded by the exons ATGAACCGGCTGGGTGGGGCGTCCAGGAGGGCGCGGGTGGAGGGGGGGCAGCTGGGGGGAGATGAGTGGACGCGCCACGGCTCCTTCGTCAACAAGCCCaccagaggatggctacactcAGACCTTGTGGTCAGCACCACTGGGGTTGCCTACTCAGTACGG TATATGGGCTGTGTGGAGGTGCTACAGTCTATGAGGGCGCTGGACTTCAACACCAGAACTCAGGTCACCAG AGAGGCTATCTCAGTGGTGTGTGAGGCAGTGCCTGGAGCCAAAGGAGCCCAACGCAAGAGAAAG ccGTCGTCTCGCTGTATGACGTCCATTCTGGGGAAACGTAACCTGCAGTTTGCTGGGATGACCATCAGCCTGACGGTCTCTACCAGCAGCCTCAACCTGCTGGCCTCCGACTGCAaacag ATAATTGCAAATCATCACATGCAGTCCATCTCTTTCGCTTCTGGAGGAGACCCA GACACAGCAGAGTATGTAGCATACGTGGCCAAAGACCCAGTCAACCAGAGAG CGTGTCATATCCTGGAGTGTTCGGAGGGCTTGGCCCAGGAAGTTATCAGTACGATAGGGCAGGCCTTCGAACTACGCTTCAAACAGTACCTGAAGAACCCCCCCAAACTGGTCACCCCccatgacag gATGGCTCCGTTTGACGGCTCAGcgtgggaggaagaggaagatgaggGAGCACCGCCCCCTGCAGATGTTCCGTACTATAATAACTTCCCCGGGAAACAACCTCCTCCTGGGGGACTGGTGGACATGAGGGCCCGCCCTGGGGCTACACtg cccTATGGACAACCGGGTCAGAATGATATTCACAAGCAGCCGCTTCCCCCTCTACCAA TGGGAGCAAAGGAGGGAGGGCGGGACCTGTGTGATGACCCCTCATACGTCAATGTGGATAAACCCCGCCCCACAACAGCTGCAGCCAATGGCAACGCTCACAGAGATGCGTTCGACATGA aGCCGTTTGATGATTCCCTGGGTGTATCAGGTCTGGGGGTCTCAGCGGCACCCCCTCTGGTGGAACAGCTGCAGTGTGAGGCCTGGTTCCACGGCAGCCTGAGTCGCAGGCAGGCTGAGAGACTGCTGACCCGTGACGGAGACTTCCTGGTCCGAGAGTCAGGCACCACCCCTGGACAGTACGTCCTCACTGGACAACAGGGGGGTCAGCCCAAACACCTACTACTGGTCGACCCAGAGGGAGTG GTACGTACCAAAGACCACCACTTTGAGAGTGTGAGCCACCTGATCAGTTACCACATGGACAACAGACTGCCCATCGTATCAGCAGGCAGTGAGGTGTGTCTGCAACAACCAGTGGAGCACAgggcctga
- the LOC106593005 gene encoding SHC-transforming protein 1 isoform X1, which produces MMELVPKTKYTHFRSESLSSNDDTNSNPFSLPPSTPATPLTPPGLPSSLSSSSLTPILPPSSPRRAENSPTTLCSFFPRMGALRLGISAALLPGLKVSSRPQRAQAPMGSSGGNSSSSPTPHPPPCLTAPSPPHRPFLQDMNRLGGASRRARVEGGQLGGDEWTRHGSFVNKPTRGWLHSDLVVSTTGVAYSVRYMGCVEVLQSMRALDFNTRTQVTREAISVVCEAVPGAKGAQRKRKPSSRCMTSILGKRNLQFAGMTISLTVSTSSLNLLASDCKQIIANHHMQSISFASGGDPDTAEYVAYVAKDPVNQRACHILECSEGLAQEVISTIGQAFELRFKQYLKNPPKLVTPHDRMAPFDGSAWEEEEDEGAPPPADVPYYNNFPGKQPPPGGLVDMRARPGATLPYGQPGQNDIHKQPLPPLPMGAKEGGRDLCDDPSYVNVDKPRPTTAAANGNAHRDAFDMKPFDDSLGVSGLGVSAAPPLVEQLQCEAWFHGSLSRRQAERLLTRDGDFLVRESGTTPGQYVLTGQQGGQPKHLLLVDPEGVVRTKDHHFESVSHLISYHMDNRLPIVSAGSEVCLQQPVEHRA; this is translated from the exons ATGATGGAGCTGGTCCCTAAAACTAAGTACACTCACTTCCGGAGTGAATCTCTCAGTTCGAATGACGATACCAACTCCaaccctttctccctccccccttccacCCCCGCAACCCCCCTCACCCCTCCTGGgctaccctcctccctctcctcctcctctctcacccccatcctccccccttcctccccccgCCGGGCTGAGAACAGCCCCACCACGCTCTGTTCCTTCTTCCCCAGGATGGGAGCCCTTCGCCTGGGCATCTCTGCCGCTCTACTCCCAGGCCTCAAGGTCTCCAGCAGGCCTCAGCGGGCTCAAGCCCCcatggggtcttcagggggtaacaGTTCCAGCTCTCCCACTCCTCACCCCCCTCCCTGTCTAACAGCCCCCTCTCCCCCCCATCGCCCCTTTCTGCAGGATATGAACCGGCTGGGTGGGGCGTCCAGGAGGGCGCGGGTGGAGGGGGGGCAGCTGGGGGGAGATGAGTGGACGCGCCACGGCTCCTTCGTCAACAAGCCCaccagaggatggctacactcAGACCTTGTGGTCAGCACCACTGGGGTTGCCTACTCAGTACGG TATATGGGCTGTGTGGAGGTGCTACAGTCTATGAGGGCGCTGGACTTCAACACCAGAACTCAGGTCACCAG AGAGGCTATCTCAGTGGTGTGTGAGGCAGTGCCTGGAGCCAAAGGAGCCCAACGCAAGAGAAAG ccGTCGTCTCGCTGTATGACGTCCATTCTGGGGAAACGTAACCTGCAGTTTGCTGGGATGACCATCAGCCTGACGGTCTCTACCAGCAGCCTCAACCTGCTGGCCTCCGACTGCAaacag ATAATTGCAAATCATCACATGCAGTCCATCTCTTTCGCTTCTGGAGGAGACCCA GACACAGCAGAGTATGTAGCATACGTGGCCAAAGACCCAGTCAACCAGAGAG CGTGTCATATCCTGGAGTGTTCGGAGGGCTTGGCCCAGGAAGTTATCAGTACGATAGGGCAGGCCTTCGAACTACGCTTCAAACAGTACCTGAAGAACCCCCCCAAACTGGTCACCCCccatgacag gATGGCTCCGTTTGACGGCTCAGcgtgggaggaagaggaagatgaggGAGCACCGCCCCCTGCAGATGTTCCGTACTATAATAACTTCCCCGGGAAACAACCTCCTCCTGGGGGACTGGTGGACATGAGGGCCCGCCCTGGGGCTACACtg cccTATGGACAACCGGGTCAGAATGATATTCACAAGCAGCCGCTTCCCCCTCTACCAA TGGGAGCAAAGGAGGGAGGGCGGGACCTGTGTGATGACCCCTCATACGTCAATGTGGATAAACCCCGCCCCACAACAGCTGCAGCCAATGGCAACGCTCACAGAGATGCGTTCGACATGA aGCCGTTTGATGATTCCCTGGGTGTATCAGGTCTGGGGGTCTCAGCGGCACCCCCTCTGGTGGAACAGCTGCAGTGTGAGGCCTGGTTCCACGGCAGCCTGAGTCGCAGGCAGGCTGAGAGACTGCTGACCCGTGACGGAGACTTCCTGGTCCGAGAGTCAGGCACCACCCCTGGACAGTACGTCCTCACTGGACAACAGGGGGGTCAGCCCAAACACCTACTACTGGTCGACCCAGAGGGAGTG GTACGTACCAAAGACCACCACTTTGAGAGTGTGAGCCACCTGATCAGTTACCACATGGACAACAGACTGCCCATCGTATCAGCAGGCAGTGAGGTGTGTCTGCAACAACCAGTGGAGCACAgggcctga
- the LOC106593005 gene encoding SHC-transforming protein 1 isoform X5, with protein sequence MEYVDMNRLGGASRRARVEGGQLGGDEWTRHGSFVNKPTRGWLHSDLVVSTTGVAYSVRYMGCVEVLQSMRALDFNTRTQVTREAISVVCEAVPGAKGAQRKRKPSSRCMTSILGKRNLQFAGMTISLTVSTSSLNLLASDCKQIIANHHMQSISFASGGDPDTAEYVAYVAKDPVNQRACHILECSEGLAQEVISTIGQAFELRFKQYLKNPPKLVTPHDRMAPFDGSAWEEEEDEGAPPPADVPYYNNFPGKQPPPGGLVDMRARPGATLPYGQPGQNDIHKQPLPPLPMGAKEGGRDLCDDPSYVNVDKPRPTTAAANGNAHRDAFDMKPFDDSLGVSGLGVSAAPPLVEQLQCEAWFHGSLSRRQAERLLTRDGDFLVRESGTTPGQYVLTGQQGGQPKHLLLVDPEGVVRTKDHHFESVSHLISYHMDNRLPIVSAGSEVCLQQPVEHRA encoded by the exons ATGGAATACGTG GATATGAACCGGCTGGGTGGGGCGTCCAGGAGGGCGCGGGTGGAGGGGGGGCAGCTGGGGGGAGATGAGTGGACGCGCCACGGCTCCTTCGTCAACAAGCCCaccagaggatggctacactcAGACCTTGTGGTCAGCACCACTGGGGTTGCCTACTCAGTACGG TATATGGGCTGTGTGGAGGTGCTACAGTCTATGAGGGCGCTGGACTTCAACACCAGAACTCAGGTCACCAG AGAGGCTATCTCAGTGGTGTGTGAGGCAGTGCCTGGAGCCAAAGGAGCCCAACGCAAGAGAAAG ccGTCGTCTCGCTGTATGACGTCCATTCTGGGGAAACGTAACCTGCAGTTTGCTGGGATGACCATCAGCCTGACGGTCTCTACCAGCAGCCTCAACCTGCTGGCCTCCGACTGCAaacag ATAATTGCAAATCATCACATGCAGTCCATCTCTTTCGCTTCTGGAGGAGACCCA GACACAGCAGAGTATGTAGCATACGTGGCCAAAGACCCAGTCAACCAGAGAG CGTGTCATATCCTGGAGTGTTCGGAGGGCTTGGCCCAGGAAGTTATCAGTACGATAGGGCAGGCCTTCGAACTACGCTTCAAACAGTACCTGAAGAACCCCCCCAAACTGGTCACCCCccatgacag gATGGCTCCGTTTGACGGCTCAGcgtgggaggaagaggaagatgaggGAGCACCGCCCCCTGCAGATGTTCCGTACTATAATAACTTCCCCGGGAAACAACCTCCTCCTGGGGGACTGGTGGACATGAGGGCCCGCCCTGGGGCTACACtg cccTATGGACAACCGGGTCAGAATGATATTCACAAGCAGCCGCTTCCCCCTCTACCAA TGGGAGCAAAGGAGGGAGGGCGGGACCTGTGTGATGACCCCTCATACGTCAATGTGGATAAACCCCGCCCCACAACAGCTGCAGCCAATGGCAACGCTCACAGAGATGCGTTCGACATGA aGCCGTTTGATGATTCCCTGGGTGTATCAGGTCTGGGGGTCTCAGCGGCACCCCCTCTGGTGGAACAGCTGCAGTGTGAGGCCTGGTTCCACGGCAGCCTGAGTCGCAGGCAGGCTGAGAGACTGCTGACCCGTGACGGAGACTTCCTGGTCCGAGAGTCAGGCACCACCCCTGGACAGTACGTCCTCACTGGACAACAGGGGGGTCAGCCCAAACACCTACTACTGGTCGACCCAGAGGGAGTG GTACGTACCAAAGACCACCACTTTGAGAGTGTGAGCCACCTGATCAGTTACCACATGGACAACAGACTGCCCATCGTATCAGCAGGCAGTGAGGTGTGTCTGCAACAACCAGTGGAGCACAgggcctga
- the LOC106593005 gene encoding SHC-transforming protein 1 isoform X2 yields MGALRLGISAALLPGLKVSSRPQRAQAPMGSSGGNSSSSPTPHPPPCLTAPSPPHRPFLQDMNRLGGASRRARVEGGQLGGDEWTRHGSFVNKPTRGWLHSDLVVSTTGVAYSVRYMGCVEVLQSMRALDFNTRTQVTREAISVVCEAVPGAKGAQRKRKPSSRCMTSILGKRNLQFAGMTISLTVSTSSLNLLASDCKQIIANHHMQSISFASGGDPDTAEYVAYVAKDPVNQRACHILECSEGLAQEVISTIGQAFELRFKQYLKNPPKLVTPHDRMAPFDGSAWEEEEDEGAPPPADVPYYNNFPGKQPPPGGLVDMRARPGATLPYGQPGQNDIHKQPLPPLPMGAKEGGRDLCDDPSYVNVDKPRPTTAAANGNAHRDAFDMKPFDDSLGVSGLGVSAAPPLVEQLQCEAWFHGSLSRRQAERLLTRDGDFLVRESGTTPGQYVLTGQQGGQPKHLLLVDPEGVVRTKDHHFESVSHLISYHMDNRLPIVSAGSEVCLQQPVEHRA; encoded by the exons ATGGGAGCCCTTCGCCTGGGCATCTCTGCCGCTCTACTCCCAGGCCTCAAGGTCTCCAGCAGGCCTCAGCGGGCTCAAGCCCCcatggggtcttcagggggtaacaGTTCCAGCTCTCCCACTCCTCACCCCCCTCCCTGTCTAACAGCCCCCTCTCCCCCCCATCGCCCCTTTCTGCAGGATATGAACCGGCTGGGTGGGGCGTCCAGGAGGGCGCGGGTGGAGGGGGGGCAGCTGGGGGGAGATGAGTGGACGCGCCACGGCTCCTTCGTCAACAAGCCCaccagaggatggctacactcAGACCTTGTGGTCAGCACCACTGGGGTTGCCTACTCAGTACGG TATATGGGCTGTGTGGAGGTGCTACAGTCTATGAGGGCGCTGGACTTCAACACCAGAACTCAGGTCACCAG AGAGGCTATCTCAGTGGTGTGTGAGGCAGTGCCTGGAGCCAAAGGAGCCCAACGCAAGAGAAAG ccGTCGTCTCGCTGTATGACGTCCATTCTGGGGAAACGTAACCTGCAGTTTGCTGGGATGACCATCAGCCTGACGGTCTCTACCAGCAGCCTCAACCTGCTGGCCTCCGACTGCAaacag ATAATTGCAAATCATCACATGCAGTCCATCTCTTTCGCTTCTGGAGGAGACCCA GACACAGCAGAGTATGTAGCATACGTGGCCAAAGACCCAGTCAACCAGAGAG CGTGTCATATCCTGGAGTGTTCGGAGGGCTTGGCCCAGGAAGTTATCAGTACGATAGGGCAGGCCTTCGAACTACGCTTCAAACAGTACCTGAAGAACCCCCCCAAACTGGTCACCCCccatgacag gATGGCTCCGTTTGACGGCTCAGcgtgggaggaagaggaagatgaggGAGCACCGCCCCCTGCAGATGTTCCGTACTATAATAACTTCCCCGGGAAACAACCTCCTCCTGGGGGACTGGTGGACATGAGGGCCCGCCCTGGGGCTACACtg cccTATGGACAACCGGGTCAGAATGATATTCACAAGCAGCCGCTTCCCCCTCTACCAA TGGGAGCAAAGGAGGGAGGGCGGGACCTGTGTGATGACCCCTCATACGTCAATGTGGATAAACCCCGCCCCACAACAGCTGCAGCCAATGGCAACGCTCACAGAGATGCGTTCGACATGA aGCCGTTTGATGATTCCCTGGGTGTATCAGGTCTGGGGGTCTCAGCGGCACCCCCTCTGGTGGAACAGCTGCAGTGTGAGGCCTGGTTCCACGGCAGCCTGAGTCGCAGGCAGGCTGAGAGACTGCTGACCCGTGACGGAGACTTCCTGGTCCGAGAGTCAGGCACCACCCCTGGACAGTACGTCCTCACTGGACAACAGGGGGGTCAGCCCAAACACCTACTACTGGTCGACCCAGAGGGAGTG GTACGTACCAAAGACCACCACTTTGAGAGTGTGAGCCACCTGATCAGTTACCACATGGACAACAGACTGCCCATCGTATCAGCAGGCAGTGAGGTGTGTCTGCAACAACCAGTGGAGCACAgggcctga